TTGTTGGCTAGTGTGTGTGTAGTCCAAATATGCACACCCCTCAGTGGGACCAGGAGAGCCCAGGGAATGATGTACACTCTATTACCCTCTGCTTGCTAGTGTTTTCCCCAGTGAATCCTTATTTATATTTGCAGTGCTTGTGTTAGTGGAGCATCTTTGTGCCTACTTTGTACAACAGattgtgtgagtgtatgtgtgtgagagagagaaagtttgAGTAATAGAATCATGAGATGATGTTGGAAATATTATGAAGGGTCAAATCAAAGATCACAgtttcaaagttttattttatttaaagagcaCTGGGAAGCTAATTGAAATCTATGTGCAAGGAAAGGAACTggtctgattttctttctttaaggagTTACTCTGGCTGTGGCATGGAAAACAAGTTACAGACAGTCAAGAGTGGAAACAGGAAGCCAGTTAGAACAGCAGCATCACATGGTCTAGCGGAGaaaagaggatggcttgaactaGGATGCTGGCAGTGGAGATGGGGAGAAGTGAGCAGACATGagacttatttttgagacaaaactAAAAGGAATTATTTGTGAGTGAGATGTGAGGgtagaggaaaagaaggagataCTACACTGAAATAAGttccatcagaaaaaaaattgattaaacaTTTAATccaagaagtcaaattattcgaCTGTTGAGCAGATGCTTGcccctaaaataaaattttaggaacACTAGCAAAAAAATCCTGGTCAAAAATGCCTAAGCATTATTAGTAAGAGTTGTTCTTAATTGATCATAATAAAGTTATATTCCTCTGAATTAGTATTAGTCATATACACTTAATCTTTTTTAGAAAACATAAAGGACCTTCACACATCATAGCagaattcttttttgtgtgtttttattcatTAGTAATTCATTAGTTTTATTCATTAGCCATGAATGGCTCATGTGAAGCTAATGTAACTTTTAAAACACCCTACAAAGGCACAGGTGTGACATAGAAATGACTAAATGCTTAACGTCCTTGATCATGAGTGAAACTGGTGCAGAGtgactttattttagaaaatcattaGACCCGTCCACTGTCTGCTTTCAATTCCctttataaaagataaatatgcaGTCTCAGAAGTTTTCTGGGCCCCTAAACAAATGACTTTAAAagcagagaagcagaaaagaaaaaaacttacagaaaatggaagtttaCAGTGCAGTTACCAGAACCTATTCCACCCTATTCCCACCAAGAGCCAAGTACATTAAATCCTTATTTTgattatatatgttaaaatagaGTCTGGCAGAACCTGTGGAGACTCTTTTGTCTCCAGGCATCCTCCATGTCATGGGAATTAGGGAATCCTGAGTTACAAATGACCTAGagggtgttttaaaaaattatgaggctgggcacggtggctcacgcctgtaatcccagcactttgggaggccgaagggagcagatcactggaggtcaggagttcaagaccagcctggccaacatgatgtgAAACTTATCtatactaaacatacaaaaattagccgggctggtggcttgtgcctgtaatcccagctactcataaggctgaggcacgagaattgcttgaacccaggaggcggacattgcagtgagctgcgatcgtgccactgcactccagcctgggtgacagagcaaggctctatctcaataaataaataaatcattatggATTGTGTTAAAATTTCTCCCTCAGTTCACCCCATCACCAACAAAACTGAATTCTTCCAACATAAACCTCTAAGCACTCACATCTATGCTTGAGAAGGATGTCAACTTGCTGCCGGCATCTCTTGTTTTTGGTCTTATAAGTTATACAGAATTTAAATATTCTGCTAAGAAATTAGTAGACTCTTCAGGggaggaaaaatttttttttctcctatctaAGTTCTTCGGCTGGGGCCTTATAAGTAAGACTGACAAAACACaaatcaacaagagaaaaacaaacataagtTTATGAGCATACGCATCATAAATAGACATGGGACTGCTAGGAGATGAGTAACTCAAAGGTGTGGTTAGACGTTAGGCTTACATAGCATCTCAactaaagaataataattttttagagaagcgacaagacaaagaaaaaggactTTACATTTCTAGGGTGGGaaactgtgggaaaataaatattatggGCAAACTAATGGAAGATACAGGCTAAAGTTGGTAAAATTGTTATATAGATTCCTCTGGTGCCATCTCCAGGCAGAAAGGGTTTACAGTTGTCTCTGGTAATTTTACCTTGTCCTCTCTGGTAGAGGGGAGAGGAAGGCCACCCTTGCAAAGTTATCCTGCTTCTATGCAAATAATAGGGGGAAAACAGAGAGCTTTTCTTGTATCTGCTTTTTCTCAATTGCCTTCAGCTGAAAATAAtcttatgccaaagtggcatatttagGGGCAGCAGATTCTGCTACCTTAAAACTTCCTGGGTCCCTGTGCCAACTTCAAAAAGCAAAATGCGGATCTAAACATAGAAGGAGGGACACAGACTTTCTTTAGTTTGCTCACTTATGCACTTATTTAGAAAGGGCTCTAACTAATTCCAAGGCTTGATTACATGATTGTTTCACAAAGATATTCTaattcatttaaaacaaatgaaaggcaTCATGCAgatattcagccttcaaaagccACTCTGCCTTGAGATGTTCCTAAGTTGTTACTGGGAGATGGACCACAGCTTTAGTCTAATATCGCCTACAAACCCACTGTTATTTAGAATTGCATGTTATCAATTATATTCATAATTTGTATTATTGGAATAGAATTATATCTTTAACTATAGTCTAGGCAAATTTATATATTCTTCACGGCAAGCACAGATGTGTTTCAGCATGGCCAGTTAATAATTCTTTCAGCCTGGTCTACTGAGGATGGCTAGGACTGCTGTCCTAACACAAAAGAAACTGACAACAGCTAATTCCCTCTAATTGATTTGACTGTGTTACTCATGAAACAAGTGAATGATATTATTAAGTTAATAAGTTAACCATTTAATTTAGAATAAGGCCAGTGTCAAAAGTGACATATAAGAAGTAATTCAAAGAGTTTTATGGTCTCATATTGCATGGCTACACAGTTTCACTCAGTCTCTGCCACAAAAAGCTGCAATGATTTCaccttctgaaaatgaaattcatTTGTGTAagaacatacataaatacatattctgttatatatttatacaaaggCTCTTGAAGGAAAGTGTTGTAAACATGCCTGAAAATTATAAGGGCTTTAcacctaataaaatataaatgacagCTTATCAATTTTGGTCAAAAGTTTTCGTGAGCCTATGGTAAAAATGTGAATGCGAGCAAAGAATCAATCCAGATCAATATgtcagtttaaaagaaaaaaagcgaCTATTGACATATCTGcattctgttttttactttttactttttacttttatttcaatagaaaatttatgcattttctttcccaaaatgatttaaatataaatcTGATTCCCTGTCTATGTTTGCACTGTCATTCAGTAATTGCTGCTGCTTTTACAATTCACGGACACATGAAAATCTTCAACAGCCCTAGCAACTCCAGCACCTTCACTGGCTTCATCCTCCTGGGCTTCCCTTGCCCCAGGGAGGGGCAGATCCTCCTCTTTATGCTCTTCACTGTTGTATACCTCCTGACCCTCATGGGCAATGGTTCCATCGTCTGTGCTGTGCACTGGGATCAGAGactccacacccccatgtaccTCCTGCTCGCCAACTTCTCCTTCCTGGAGATCTGGTATGTCACCTCCACAGTCCCCAACATGCTGGCCAACTTCCTCTCTGACACCAAGATCATCTCCTTCTCTGGCTGCTTCCTCCAGTtctactttttcttctccttggGTTCTACAGAATGCTTTTTCCTGGCAGTTATGGCATTTGATCGATACCTCGCCATCTGCCGGCCTCTACGCTATCCAACCATTATGACCAGACGTCTCTGCACCAATCTTGTGGTCAATTGCTGGGTACTTGGTTTCATCTGGTTCTTGATTCCTATCGTCATCATCTCCCAAATGTCCTTCTGTGGATCTAGGATTATTGACCACTTCCTATGTGATCCAGCTCCTCTTCTAACACTCACTTGCAAAAAAGGCCCTGTGATAGAGCTTGTCTTCTCTATCCTAAGTCCTCTGCCTGTCTTTATGCTCTTTCTCTTCATCGTGGGGTCCTATGCTCTGGTCGTGAGAGCTGTGTTGAGGGTCCCTTCAGCAGCTGGGAGAAGAAAGGCTTTCTCCACCTGTGGGTCTCACCTGGCTGTGGTTTCACTGTTCTACGTCTCAGTACTGGTCATGTATGGGAGCCCACCATctaagaacaaaactggaaagcAGAAGATTGTGACTCTGTTTTATTCTGTTGTTACCCCACTGCTTAACCCTGTGATATATAGTCTTAGgaacaaagatatgaaaaaagcTCTGAAGAAATTTTGGGGAACATAAAATGTTAATCAAAAAGGTCCTTGTGTAATTAATCTTGTCTTTAATTTTGAGGTTTAAAAAATACCTGTGAGCATGTTTctgttatttctcctttcagatcTTGATTATTTGCCCAGTTGTGTAACATGCCTCAATGTTTTTTAATTGACTGGTGggcattgtattttaaaaactataaagacaATATGTGCAGTAATGAAGGTAAAGTTTTGTTCTAGCAAGTAGATGGAGTAGAGGCAGATCACATTGATTCTAGTTAAACACCActtgaatg
The genomic region above belongs to Pongo pygmaeus isolate AG05252 chromosome 15, NHGRI_mPonPyg2-v2.0_pri, whole genome shotgun sequence and contains:
- the LOC129013076 gene encoding olfactory receptor 11G2 encodes the protein MHFLSQNDLNINLIPCLCLHCHSVIAAAFTIHGHMKIFNSPSNSSTFTGFILLGFPCPREGQILLFMLFTVVYLLTLMGNGSIVCAVHWDQRLHTPMYLLLANFSFLEIWYVTSTVPNMLANFLSDTKIISFSGCFLQFYFFFSLGSTECFFLAVMAFDRYLAICRPLRYPTIMTRRLCTNLVVNCWVLGFIWFLIPIVIISQMSFCGSRIIDHFLCDPAPLLTLTCKKGPVIELVFSILSPLPVFMLFLFIVGSYALVVRAVLRVPSAAGRRKAFSTCGSHLAVVSLFYVSVLVMYGSPPSKNKTGKQKIVTLFYSVVTPLLNPVIYSLRNKDMKKALKKFWGT